One genomic region from Prionailurus bengalensis isolate Pbe53 chromosome C1, Fcat_Pben_1.1_paternal_pri, whole genome shotgun sequence encodes:
- the A3GALT2 gene encoding alpha-1,3-galactosyltransferase 2 → MPSPPPRTWKRLFWLLILFALGLLGLYLYGLPVIRHLEVLIPMGVCPSARMALLRDNFTGLLHPWARPEVLTCTSWGAPIIWDGTFDPAVAQREALQQNLTIGLTVFAVGRYLEKYLARFLETAEQHFMVGQRVVYYVFTERPDAVPRVALAPGRLLRVERVARERRWQDVSMQRMHTLHEALGGRLGREARFVFCMDVDQYFHGAFGPEALAESVAQLHSWHYRWPRWLLPYERDARSAAALAQGEGDFYYHAAVFGGSVAALRGLTAHCARGQRRDRELGLEARWHDESHLNKFFWLHKPAKVLSPEFCWSPDIGSRAEIRRPRLLWAPKEYALLRD, encoded by the exons atgccctccccaccacccaggACCTGGAAGAGACTCTTCTGGTTGCTGATCCTATTTGCACTTGGCCTCTTAGGGCTGTACCTGTATGGGCTCCCTGTAATCAG GCATCTGGAAGTCCTCATCCCCATGGGTGTCTGCCCTTCTGCCAGAATGGCCCTGCTGAGAGACAACTTCACGGGTCTCTTGCATCCCTG GGCCCGGCCTGAAGTCCTGACCTGTACCTCCTGGGGGGCCCCCATTATTTGGGATGGCACCTTCGACCCAGCTGTGGCCCAGCGGGAGGCTCTGCAGCAGAACCTCACCATTGGTCTGACTGTCTTTGCTGTAGGCAG GTACCTGGAGAAGTACCTGGCGCGCTTCCTGGAGACGGCCGAGCAGCACTTCATGGTGGGCCAGCGCGTGGTGTACTACGTGTTCACCGAGCGCCCGGACGCCGTGCCCCGCGTGGCGCTGGCCCCGGGCCGCCTCCTGCGCGTGGAGCGCGTGGCCCGCGAGCGGCGCTGGCAGGACGTGTCCATGCAGCGCATGCACACGCTGCACGAGGCGCTGGGCGGGCGGCTGGGCCGCGAGGCGCGCTTCGTGTTCTGCATGGACGTGGACCAGTACTTCCACGGCGCCTTCGGGCCCGAGGCGCTGGCCGAGTCGGTGGCGCAGCTGCACTCCTGGCACTACCGCTGGCCGCGGTGGCTGTTGCCCTACGAGCGCGACGCGCGCTCGGCCGCCGCTCTGGCGCAGGGCGAGGGCGACTTCTACTACCACGCGGCCGTGTTCGGGGGCAGCGTGGCGGCGCTGCGCGGGCTGACGGCGCACTGCGCGCGGGGCCAGCGGCGGGACCGCGAGCTCGGCCTGGAGGCGCGCTGGCACGACGAGAGCCACCTCAACAAGTTCTTCTGGCTGCACAAGCCCGCCAAGGTGCTGTCGCCCGAGTTCTGCTGGAGCCCAGACATCGGCTCGAGGGCGGAGATCCGGCGGCCGCGCCTGCTCTGGGCGCCCAAGGAGTACGCCCTGCTGCGCGACTAG